In Fusarium oxysporum Fo47 chromosome XI, complete sequence, the following are encoded in one genomic region:
- a CDS encoding 3-octaprenyl-4-hydroxybenzoate carboxy-lyase-domain-containing protein, giving the protein MCGVQSSSPFLIVARYVPGDKWLPASPRAYSPFREFGNDSTKWPGTKYHLCHRQFPSLLRYPATVARHPWRHYSGKAPAMLNQGDPQLDFRPFEVDHNLEVGAIVRRVNETNAKAPFFHNVKGARQGLWKIFGNAASLRRDKQFKYGRIARSLGLPPDCSWKAILERTQSANACKQNKIFGDDIDLMKLPVPLLHQGDAGKYFQTYGVHILQTPGGSWTNWSIFRGMVHDKRRLVCLVIPGQHNKMVREQWLKQGKDEMPWALAFGAPPVASIAAAFPLPAGVSEGEYVGMLAGKSLDMVKCELSDLLVPANTEIVLEGTLSFKDKAPEGPFEDYIGLHVEGESSMQPLFTVNAITYRDDAILPASVPGRITDESHTTASMASEELLELLKQHGLPIKDAYAPFETMATWCALKVDNESLARMKTNSDELCTRIGDLAFNSKAAIIKKYTRFTLISDTMLMNRILMIEDDVDIHNWGNIMWAYTTRCRPGQDEYVFENVNGLPLTPYMKYGHGNPSKGGKMISNCLFPMEYEGK; this is encoded by the exons ATGTGTGGCGTGCAAAGTAGTTCGCCTTTTCTCATAGTTGCAAGATACGTTCCTGGAGACAAGTGGCTACCAGCTAGTCCGCGGGCCTACTCTCCGTTCCGAGAATTCGGAAACGATTCTACGAAATGGCCGGGCACTAAATATCATTTATGC CATCGTCAATTCCCGTCGTTGTTACGCTATCCAGCCACCGTGGCTCGTCATCCATGGCGCCATTACTCTGGTAAGGCGCCGGCCATGTTGAATCAAGGCGACCCGCAACTCGACTTCCGTCCTTTT GAAGTTGACCACAATCTGGAAGTCGGAGCGATTGTGAGGAGGGTTAACGAAACCAACGCAAAAGCTCCATTCTTTCACAACGTGAAGGGAGCCCGACAAGGTCTATGGAAGATTTTCGGGAATGCTGCCAGTCTGAGAAGGGATAAGCAGTTCAAGTATGGTCGGATTGCTAGGAGCCTTGGCTTGCCCCCTGACTGCAGCTGGAAGGCTATACTGGAAAGGACACAGTCGGCCAA TGCTTGCAAACAAAATAAGATCTTCGGGGACGACATCGACTTGATGAAGCTTCCGGTGCCTTTACTACACCAGGGAGACGCGGGTAAATATTTTCAGACTTACGGCGTTCATATCTTGCAGACGCCAGGCGGATCGTGGACGAATTGGTCAATATTTCGAGGCATGGTCCACGACAAGAGGCGCTTGGTTTGTTTGGTGATTCCAGGGCAACACAATAAGATGGTGCGGGAACAATGGCTCAAACAAGGCAAAGACGAGATGCCTTGGGCCCTAGCCTTTGGCGCTCCACCAGTAGCTAGCATAGCTGCAGCGTTTCCCTTGCCAGCTGGAGTCTCTGAAGGGGAATATGTGGGCATGCTAGCGGGTAAGTCCCTCGATATGGTAAAATGTGAGCTGAGTGACCTACTTGTGCCTGCTAATACCGAGATTGTGCTTGAAGGGACATTGTCTTTCAAAGATAAAGCACCGGAGGGCCCCTTCGAGGACTATATCGGTCTTCATGTTGAGGGTGAATCAAGCATGCAGCCTCTGTTTACCGTCAATGCCATCACATATCGGGATGATGCTATTCTTCCAGCCTCTGTGCCCGGGCGAATTACGGACGAGTCT CACACCACTGCCTCGATGGCGTCCGAGGAACTATTGGAGCTCTTGAAGCAACATGGTCTCCCTATTAAGGACGCATATGCACCTTTCGAAACCATGGCAACTTGGTGTGCGCTAAAGGTAGACAATGAGAGCCTAGCCCGCATGAAGACAAATTCTGATGAGCTTTGCACGCGCATCGGTGACCTAGCTTTTAACTCGAAAGCAGCAAT AATCAAGAAATATACACGATTCACCTTAATATCTGACACAATGCTAATGAACCGCATCTTAatgattgaagatgatgtgGACATTCACAACTGGGGCAATATTATGTGGGCGTATACTACGCGTTGTCGGCCGGGCCAGGATGAGTACGTTTTCGAAAACGTCAACGGTCTTCCCCTCACCCCATATATGAAGTACGGTCACGGCAATCCTAGCAAGGGAGGCAAAATGATCTCCAACTGTCTTTTCCCAATGGAATACGAAGGAAAATGA
- a CDS encoding flavo protein — MPRAATNRPKRIVVGITAILRQLGIETHLIMSKWALATMKYETSISEAELRGLATRPYTAKDLPAPIASGSFQHDGMMIVPCRMKTLAAIWSGYCDDLISRTADLTLKEDQNLIFLRQANATIFLPVPAFYNRPKSIEDMVHQSAGRMLDLMGIFTDGFE, encoded by the exons ATGCCCAGGGCGGCG ACAAACAGACCAAAGAGAATTGTCGTTGGGATTACTG CCATTCTACGCCAACTGGGTATCGAGACTCATCTTATTATGAGTAAATGGGCGTTAGCTACTATGAAATACGAAACCTCTATATCTGAGGCCGAGCTTCGAGGCCTTGCCACCAGACCCTATACCGCAAAGGACCTCCCGGCGCCTATTGCATCAGGTTCGTTCCAGCATGATGGAATGATGATTGTTCCCTGCAGGATGAAAACACTTGCTGCTATATGGTCGGGCTATTGCGACGATCTGATATCTAGAACGGCTGACCTTACTCTGAAAGAAGACC AAAACTTAATATTTCTGCGCCAAGCCAATGCCACCATCTTCCTTCCTGTTCCAGCTTTCTATAATCGACCTAAAAGTATCGAAGACATGGTACATCAGAGCGCCGGAAGGATGTTAGACTTGATGGGAATATTTACAGATGGCTTTGAGTGA